A single Streptomyces sp. 2114.4 DNA region contains:
- a CDS encoding IS1182 family transposase has translation MGEWVGEMVGPDVWETCGDLIPAGSVFAFLAEHRGELFPAEMFADMYPSANGRPSMPPQILAATIMLQALHGLSDFETVQELRCDLRWKAACGLGLHDMAFDPSLLAYFRRRLARSARPNRVFEAVREVVKATGVLKGKHRRALDSTVLDDAVATQDTVTQIIAAVRAVIREVPGADTVAAAQCTAHDYTDPGKPRIAWNDEQARTELVDALVTDALRLLGHLPDQQLGEKAANAVGILALVAGQDVEPAENSDGRDGRWRITQGTAHERIVSTVDPEARHVHKTRSHQQDGFKAHLAIEPETGLYTAVALRPGAGPEHHEAAVGLDLLADEDTPVDVFGDTAYSTGDARQALHQAGHRLFLKPAPLRPAVPGGFTLDDFTIDTTTAVVTCPAGHTVALSGPGGQHHQRKASFRDLCTGCHLRERCTKARAGRILTIRPGHNLQAAARHQTATDPGWQADYRRWRPPVERAVAWLVQHGNRKLRYRGTIKNDTWLHTRAAALNLRRLINLGLTHTRGTWHLAPAGA, from the coding sequence ATGGGTGAATGGGTCGGCGAGATGGTCGGGCCGGACGTGTGGGAGACGTGCGGGGATCTGATCCCGGCCGGGAGTGTGTTCGCGTTCCTGGCCGAGCATCGTGGCGAGCTGTTCCCGGCTGAGATGTTCGCGGACATGTATCCGTCGGCGAACGGACGGCCGAGCATGCCGCCGCAGATCCTGGCCGCCACGATCATGCTGCAGGCCCTGCACGGGCTGTCGGACTTCGAGACGGTCCAGGAACTGCGGTGCGACCTGCGGTGGAAGGCCGCATGTGGACTGGGCCTTCACGACATGGCGTTCGATCCGTCGCTGCTGGCCTACTTCCGCCGCCGGCTGGCCCGTTCCGCCCGCCCCAACCGCGTCTTCGAGGCCGTACGCGAAGTCGTGAAGGCCACCGGCGTACTGAAAGGCAAGCACCGCCGGGCTTTGGACTCCACCGTGCTGGACGACGCGGTCGCCACCCAGGACACCGTCACCCAGATCATCGCCGCCGTCCGGGCGGTGATCCGTGAAGTCCCCGGCGCCGACACGGTCGCCGCTGCCCAGTGCACCGCACATGACTACACCGACCCGGGCAAGCCCCGCATCGCCTGGAACGACGAGCAGGCCCGCACCGAACTGGTCGACGCGCTGGTCACCGATGCTCTGCGGCTGCTGGGCCACCTGCCCGACCAGCAACTCGGAGAGAAAGCCGCCAACGCGGTGGGCATCCTGGCCCTGGTCGCCGGGCAGGACGTCGAGCCCGCTGAGAACTCCGACGGCCGTGACGGACGCTGGCGCATCACCCAGGGCACCGCCCATGAGCGGATCGTGTCCACCGTCGATCCCGAAGCACGCCACGTGCACAAGACCCGCTCCCACCAGCAGGACGGCTTCAAGGCCCACCTGGCCATCGAGCCCGAGACCGGGTTGTACACGGCCGTCGCCCTGCGGCCCGGCGCCGGGCCCGAGCACCACGAGGCCGCCGTCGGCCTGGATCTGCTCGCCGACGAGGACACGCCGGTGGACGTCTTCGGTGACACCGCCTATTCCACCGGCGACGCCCGCCAGGCCCTGCACCAGGCCGGGCACCGGCTGTTCCTCAAGCCCGCACCGCTGCGGCCGGCCGTCCCCGGCGGCTTCACCCTCGACGACTTCACCATCGACACCACCACCGCCGTCGTGACCTGCCCGGCCGGACACACCGTGGCCCTGTCCGGCCCCGGCGGGCAGCACCACCAGCGCAAAGCCTCCTTCAGGGATTTATGCACCGGATGCCACCTGCGCGAGCGGTGCACCAAAGCCAGGGCCGGACGCATCCTGACCATCCGACCCGGCCACAACCTCCAAGCGGCCGCCCGCCACCAGACCGCCACCGACCCCGGCTGGCAGGCCGACTACCGCCGCTGGCGGCCCCCCGTCGAACGCGCCGTCGCCTGGCTCGTCCAGCACGGCAACCGAAAACTCCGCTACCGCGGCACCATCAAGAACGACACATGGCTCCACACCCGGGCCGCCGCCCTCAACCTCCGCCGACTGATCAACCTCGGACTCACCCACACCCGAGGCACCTGGCACCTCGCCCCGGCCGGTGCATGA
- a CDS encoding alpha/beta hydrolase → MHFTSERRLDDGVLEREFTLGEIPGILWTPASAPAPAPLILLGPPPLGLRQVYPRLAGRARHAAADGFAAATIELPGSGDRPRWASDEQARADLRRAMEAGEPVGDEIIDALVLPLVEKSVPEWQAALDALLSLPEIGGPVGYSGGVISIGIRLAVVDPRISAAVLFAGSLVPAAMFEEARRVTIPLHVLLQWDDEGNDRQAALDLFDAFGSKEKTLHANMGGHSGVPQFAGDAAARFFARHLR, encoded by the coding sequence ATGCACTTCACTTCTGAACGCCGCCTCGACGACGGCGTCCTCGAACGCGAATTCACCCTCGGCGAGATCCCTGGCATCCTGTGGACGCCCGCATCCGCGCCGGCGCCGGCGCCGCTGATCCTGCTCGGCCCCCCTCCGCTCGGACTTCGCCAGGTGTACCCCCGGCTGGCGGGGCGGGCCCGGCACGCCGCGGCGGATGGCTTCGCCGCGGCCACCATCGAGCTCCCCGGGAGCGGTGACCGGCCCCGTTGGGCCTCCGACGAGCAGGCCCGCGCCGACCTGCGCCGGGCAATGGAGGCCGGCGAGCCGGTCGGCGACGAGATCATCGACGCCCTCGTTCTCCCGCTCGTCGAAAAGTCGGTCCCGGAATGGCAGGCCGCCCTGGACGCCCTCCTGTCGCTGCCCGAGATCGGCGGCCCGGTCGGGTACTCGGGGGGAGTGATCTCCATCGGCATCCGGCTTGCGGTGGTCGATCCGCGCATCTCGGCCGCCGTTCTGTTCGCCGGGAGTCTCGTGCCCGCCGCCATGTTCGAGGAGGCCCGCCGGGTCACCATTCCGCTGCACGTCCTGCTGCAGTGGGACGACGAAGGGAACGACCGGCAGGCAGCCCTGGACCTGTTTGACGCGTTCGGATCCAAGGAGAAAACACTGCACGCCAACATGGGCGGGCACAGCGGCGTCCCACAGTTCGCGGGGGACGCCGCGGCCCGGTTCTTCGCCCGGCATCTGCGCTAG
- a CDS encoding cytochrome P450: protein MRIPGPEHQEDGGLSAVAAAGGLHRYQLRLHEAHGPVVRFQLPGADTAVSIADPVLLEATAHIDTRPEGLFAFLDPLCEAGNLQVLPADEHTPWRRLLLSVLAGRPAHERNSARFTGLARELADRWAEQGDAESIELQQELTTLSLRMICGFALGGAETDTDRVVAAFEEVLTEHLGRLYQVPRADPRSAERAEAALVYLRATVDRVVAAHRSGGRTDRSDLIGALVEAGQSPARIRDTVMMTLLAAHHTTGVAVSWTLHLLGRHPDVADRVAAELDQVLGERATPDYGDLRRLTYLDMVLKESMRLFPPGPYGARETTEGLLLGPYEIPAGTTVFYPFWAVHLNPEHWPEPERFDPERFTPQEVAKRPRLAYVPFGIGPRSCEGAALATVEAQLVLAVLLKRLRFRPAPGHEVTPVERFVLWARDGIRMTVRPRGL, encoded by the coding sequence ATGCGCATCCCCGGACCCGAGCACCAGGAGGACGGCGGGCTGAGCGCCGTTGCGGCTGCGGGCGGGCTGCACCGGTACCAGTTACGCCTGCACGAGGCGCACGGACCCGTCGTGCGCTTCCAGCTGCCGGGCGCGGACACGGCCGTGTCGATCGCCGATCCCGTGCTTCTGGAGGCCACGGCGCACATCGACACGCGGCCCGAGGGACTGTTCGCGTTCCTGGACCCGCTGTGCGAGGCAGGCAACCTGCAAGTGCTCCCCGCCGACGAGCACACCCCCTGGCGCCGACTGCTGCTCTCGGTGCTCGCCGGACGGCCGGCTCATGAGCGGAACTCCGCGCGCTTCACCGGGCTGGCGCGGGAGCTCGCGGACCGTTGGGCGGAGCAGGGGGACGCTGAATCCATCGAGCTGCAACAGGAGTTGACGACGCTGTCGCTCCGTATGATCTGCGGGTTCGCGCTCGGCGGCGCGGAAACCGACACGGACCGTGTCGTCGCCGCGTTCGAGGAAGTGCTCACCGAGCACCTCGGGCGGCTCTACCAGGTGCCACGGGCCGACCCGCGCTCGGCGGAGCGGGCCGAGGCGGCCCTTGTCTATCTGCGCGCGACGGTCGACCGCGTGGTGGCGGCGCACCGTTCGGGCGGCCGCACCGACCGCAGCGACCTGATCGGGGCGCTCGTGGAGGCCGGTCAGAGTCCGGCGCGGATCAGGGATACCGTGATGATGACGCTGCTCGCCGCCCACCACACCACCGGCGTCGCCGTCTCGTGGACGCTGCACCTGCTGGGTCGTCATCCCGACGTGGCCGATCGCGTCGCCGCCGAACTGGACCAGGTGCTGGGCGAGCGCGCCACGCCCGATTACGGTGATCTGCGGCGGCTCACGTATCTGGACATGGTGCTCAAGGAGTCGATGCGCCTGTTCCCTCCCGGCCCGTACGGCGCACGTGAGACGACCGAGGGCCTGCTGCTCGGCCCGTATGAGATCCCGGCCGGGACGACGGTGTTCTATCCGTTCTGGGCGGTGCACCTGAACCCTGAGCACTGGCCCGAGCCGGAGCGGTTCGACCCCGAGCGGTTCACGCCGCAGGAGGTGGCCAAGCGGCCACGCCTCGCGTACGTCCCCTTCGGGATCGGGCCACGCAGCTGCGAGGGTGCCGCTTTGGCCACGGTCGAGGCCCAGCTTGTCCTGGCCGTCCTCCTCAAGCGCCTGCGTTTCCGGCCCGCGCCGGGGCACGAAGTGACGCCGGTGGAACGGTTCGTGCTGTGGGCACGGGACGGAATCCGGATGACGGTGCGGCCACGGGGCCTCTAG
- a CDS encoding SDR family NAD(P)-dependent oxidoreductase: MTSRSYLSELFSLDGRVAVVTGGSSGIGRAIAGALARAGASVVIVARRESELAATVDELEADDCRAAWVSADLSTRDGVRAAAEQAAAVFGEPDILVSSAGINLRPPMGELGEEVWDVTMAVNLEAPYLLGQRFGPGMAERGFGRIIHITSQQAHRAFVQSGAYGVSKGALESLARSQAEAWSPHGVTCNTLVPGFVMTPLNVRLSSDPEKVAALAERTMVGRNGLAEDFAGAAVFLAGRGSGYVTGQAIFVDGGLSVH, encoded by the coding sequence ATGACCTCGCGTAGCTACCTTTCCGAACTGTTCTCGCTGGATGGCCGGGTCGCCGTGGTGACGGGCGGCAGTTCCGGCATCGGCCGGGCCATCGCCGGGGCTCTCGCGCGAGCGGGGGCGAGCGTGGTGATCGTGGCGCGTAGGGAGTCGGAACTGGCCGCCACGGTTGACGAGTTGGAGGCGGACGACTGCCGGGCGGCCTGGGTGAGCGCTGACCTGAGCACCCGCGACGGGGTGCGCGCGGCGGCGGAGCAGGCAGCCGCCGTGTTCGGCGAGCCCGACATCCTCGTCAGCAGCGCCGGGATCAACCTGAGGCCGCCGATGGGCGAGCTGGGCGAGGAGGTGTGGGACGTCACGATGGCGGTGAATCTGGAGGCGCCCTACTTGTTGGGCCAGCGGTTCGGACCCGGCATGGCCGAGCGGGGCTTCGGGCGGATCATCCACATCACCTCCCAGCAGGCCCACCGGGCGTTTGTCCAGAGTGGGGCTTACGGGGTCTCGAAGGGGGCGCTGGAGTCGCTGGCCCGCTCTCAGGCTGAGGCATGGTCGCCCCACGGTGTCACTTGCAACACGCTGGTGCCCGGCTTCGTCATGACCCCGCTCAATGTGCGGTTGTCGTCCGACCCGGAGAAGGTGGCGGCGCTGGCCGAGCGGACGATGGTCGGGCGCAACGGTCTGGCCGAGGACTTCGCCGGAGCGGCAGTGTTCCTGGCCGGCCGCGGGTCTGGCTATGTCACCGGGCAGGCGATCTTCGTCGATGGCGGGCTCTCCGTTCACTGA
- a CDS encoding VOC family protein — protein MTVTIDGPDFVALQVRDLDAAADFCEQHLGLRRAAVSPPHAVVFDTKPTPFAVRELLPGVDLADAARPGLGTVLWFRTSDAHQLHDQLTAAGIKILTPITDSPFGPMFSFEGPEGYTLTAHGG, from the coding sequence ATGACTGTCACCATCGACGGCCCCGACTTCGTCGCCCTGCAAGTGCGGGACCTGGACGCGGCAGCGGACTTCTGCGAGCAGCACCTCGGTCTGCGCCGGGCCGCGGTCTCGCCGCCCCACGCGGTCGTCTTCGACACCAAGCCGACCCCCTTCGCCGTCCGCGAGCTCCTGCCGGGCGTCGACCTCGCCGACGCCGCACGGCCGGGACTCGGCACGGTGCTCTGGTTCCGGACCTCCGACGCCCACCAGCTCCACGACCAGCTCACCGCCGCCGGGATCAAGATCCTCACCCCGATCACGGACAGCCCCTTCGGGCCGATGTTCTCCTTCGAGGGCCCCGAGGGCTACACCCTCACCGCACACGGAGGCTGA
- a CDS encoding MarR family winged helix-turn-helix transcriptional regulator has translation MLENVSAERSHPTKDVTHHVGYLLKRTQAALRGAMDKVLREHGLTVPQYATLELLALHPGMSNADLARATFVTRQSGNVVLRGLQEAGLITRPATADHGRARPARLTEEGTARLVAVQAAVYAVEERMVEAIPTRRLAALLADLDRMAAALEE, from the coding sequence ATGCTGGAGAATGTGTCGGCCGAACGGTCCCACCCCACGAAAGACGTCACTCACCACGTGGGATACCTGCTCAAACGCACCCAGGCCGCCCTCCGTGGGGCCATGGACAAAGTCCTCCGCGAGCACGGCCTGACCGTGCCGCAGTACGCCACCCTCGAACTCCTGGCCCTGCACCCCGGCATGTCCAACGCCGACCTCGCCCGCGCGACCTTCGTCACCCGGCAATCCGGGAACGTCGTTCTGCGGGGCCTGCAGGAAGCGGGGCTGATCACCCGCCCCGCCACCGCCGACCACGGCCGCGCCCGGCCCGCCCGCCTCACCGAGGAGGGCACCGCGCGTCTGGTCGCGGTCCAGGCCGCCGTCTACGCCGTCGAAGAGCGCATGGTCGAAGCGATCCCGACGCGGCGCCTGGCAGCGCTCCTCGCCGACCTCGACCGCATGGCGGCAGCACTGGAGGAATGA
- a CDS encoding ParA family protein, with translation MNLKPGVGKTTSAVWLAHALYESGMTPLLIDGDPAASALRWSELAGGFPFPVIALPVGDVHRRVNDFLGDRQAVVLDAPQLEDHPRITRSIMRYAGEWIVPVTPAPIELDRMAPIRGEMTDVQSLRAEPARSAVLLNRTNRPDATRTGPDADAREALTEQGFEVLHTQIARLDLYAQSFGNPVQAKGSAYMDFAEELIKREDAA, from the coding sequence GTGAATCTCAAGCCCGGCGTCGGAAAGACGACGAGTGCTGTCTGGCTGGCCCACGCGCTTTATGAGTCGGGCATGACGCCGCTGCTGATCGACGGTGACCCGGCCGCTTCCGCGCTGCGGTGGAGCGAGCTGGCCGGTGGTTTTCCGTTTCCGGTGATCGCCCTGCCGGTGGGGGACGTCCACCGCCGCGTGAACGACTTCCTCGGCGACCGGCAGGCCGTCGTGCTCGATGCGCCCCAGCTGGAGGACCATCCCCGCATCACCCGCAGCATCATGAGGTACGCCGGCGAGTGGATCGTGCCCGTGACCCCCGCCCCCATCGAACTGGACCGGATGGCCCCCATCCGGGGTGAGATGACGGACGTGCAGTCCCTGCGTGCCGAGCCGGCCCGCTCGGCGGTGCTGCTCAACCGCACCAACCGTCCCGATGCCACGCGCACCGGGCCCGATGCGGACGCTCGCGAGGCACTCACCGAGCAAGGCTTCGAGGTGCTGCACACCCAGATCGCGCGGCTCGACCTCTACGCCCAGTCTTTCGGGAACCCGGTCCAGGCCAAGGGGTCGGCGTACATGGACTTCGCGGAGGAACTGATCAAACGTGAGGATGCAGCATGA
- a CDS encoding AraC family transcriptional regulator yields MLKTCQPPLGPSEPQPTPSGAGWLPHGYHLDPHTHDQGQLVYAAAGTLATTTERGTWVAPANRVTWTPPGFAHSHRFYGRTDVRLLTIPIDLCGELVGHPSVFAVGPLLREAVLVLTGQRPEVRPGARKRLLAVVIDELCDTPEQSLHLPESSDDRLRTVTGLLHADPARSATLAELGRAAGASERTLSRLFHTELGMSFHQWRTTLRIHHALGHLTNGRSVTDTAMACGWSNPSSFIDAFHSVVGQTPGSYQADLRTSRALS; encoded by the coding sequence ATGCTGAAAACCTGCCAGCCCCCTCTGGGGCCCTCGGAACCGCAGCCCACGCCCAGTGGCGCTGGGTGGCTGCCGCACGGCTACCATCTCGACCCCCACACCCATGACCAGGGGCAGCTCGTCTACGCAGCCGCCGGGACACTGGCCACCACGACCGAGCGCGGAACCTGGGTCGCCCCGGCCAACCGGGTGACGTGGACGCCACCCGGTTTCGCCCACTCCCACCGCTTCTACGGCCGTACCGACGTCCGTCTCCTGACCATCCCGATCGACCTGTGCGGCGAACTCGTGGGCCACCCCAGCGTGTTCGCCGTCGGTCCACTGCTGCGCGAGGCCGTCCTGGTGCTCACCGGCCAGCGGCCAGAGGTCCGCCCCGGCGCCCGCAAACGCCTGCTCGCCGTGGTCATCGACGAGCTCTGTGACACTCCCGAGCAATCGCTGCACCTGCCCGAATCCAGCGACGACCGGCTGCGCACCGTCACCGGTCTCCTGCACGCCGATCCTGCGCGGTCTGCGACTCTGGCCGAGCTGGGACGCGCTGCGGGAGCCAGCGAACGCACCCTGAGTCGCCTGTTCCACACCGAACTCGGCATGAGTTTCCACCAGTGGCGCACCACGCTTCGCATCCACCACGCCCTGGGCCACCTCACCAACGGCAGGTCGGTCACCGATACAGCGATGGCATGCGGGTGGTCGAACCCCTCCAGCTTCATCGACGCCTTCCACTCGGTCGTCGGCCAGACCCCGGGCAGCTACCAGGCAGATCTACGCACCAGCCGCGCGCTTTCGTAG
- a CDS encoding 4-hydroxybenzoate 3-monooxygenase — translation MTRTGKNATVVIVGGGVAGLALGNFLLRKGISCIVLERHSRDYVEKRQRAGALDAGGVRRLHEWGLAEAVEGPSHGASDSGVPLLVEGEMRRWRRDDDSEDADGVFCPQQVLVQNLIKVFLRDGGDLRFGAEDVSLHDIDTANPLVRYRDAAGSTKTVSCDVVAGSDGFRGVSRTAIPDDSLSCSTHEFGYAWLTVMTEVPADPPAVLAVHSRGFAAQITRGPSASRLYLQCPLTDTIEQWPDDRIWNELDARFGEPVTPRGPITSKQVVPLRGVVFSPMSYGTLYLLGDAAHLISPMSAQGMSLALHDADVLARAVIHQVENHDSSLLDSYSDTCLDHTWRQQASAVWTTEVMHDSGDPSYEGEFRKQIARKNLEHLLEPEPLQRITGPSNAEKG, via the coding sequence ATGACCCGAACCGGCAAGAATGCAACCGTCGTCATCGTGGGAGGCGGGGTCGCCGGACTCGCACTCGGCAACTTCCTTCTGCGGAAGGGAATTTCCTGCATCGTTCTGGAAAGGCACAGTCGTGACTACGTGGAGAAGCGGCAGAGGGCCGGAGCTCTCGACGCCGGCGGGGTCCGCCGGCTGCACGAGTGGGGACTGGCCGAGGCCGTCGAGGGCCCCAGCCACGGTGCCTCCGATTCGGGTGTGCCGCTGCTGGTCGAGGGGGAAATGCGGCGGTGGAGAAGGGATGACGACTCGGAGGATGCCGACGGCGTGTTCTGCCCCCAGCAGGTCCTCGTCCAGAACCTCATCAAGGTCTTCCTCCGCGACGGTGGCGATCTGCGCTTCGGAGCCGAAGACGTTTCCCTGCACGACATCGACACCGCTAACCCTCTGGTGCGCTACCGGGACGCCGCCGGCTCGACCAAGACCGTCAGCTGTGACGTCGTCGCCGGCAGCGACGGCTTCCGTGGTGTCAGCCGGACGGCCATCCCCGATGACAGCCTCAGCTGCTCCACCCACGAGTTCGGGTACGCCTGGCTGACCGTCATGACCGAGGTGCCCGCGGATCCGCCGGCCGTGCTGGCAGTGCACTCCCGCGGCTTCGCCGCTCAGATCACCCGCGGCCCGAGCGCCAGTCGTCTCTACCTGCAGTGCCCGCTCACCGACACCATCGAGCAATGGCCGGACGACCGTATCTGGAACGAACTGGACGCTCGCTTCGGCGAGCCGGTAACCCCCAGGGGGCCGATCACCAGCAAGCAGGTCGTGCCGCTGCGCGGAGTGGTCTTCAGCCCCATGAGCTACGGCACGCTCTACCTTCTCGGGGACGCGGCACATCTCATCTCACCGATGAGCGCACAGGGGATGAGTCTCGCCCTCCACGATGCCGATGTGCTCGCTCGCGCAGTCATTCACCAGGTCGAGAACCACGATTCCAGTCTGCTCGACAGCTACTCCGACACCTGCCTGGACCACACATGGCGGCAGCAGGCATCTGCAGTCTGGACGACCGAGGTCATGCACGACTCCGGTGATCCCTCCTACGAGGGGGAGTTCCGCAAGCAGATCGCCAGGAAGAACCTGGAGCACTTGCTGGAGCCGGAGCCGCTGCAGCGAATCACCGGTCCAAGTAATGCGGAGAAGGGGTGA
- a CDS encoding PKD domain-containing protein, which produces MASRRLTTVTAVGVLLGQLLGGLPTAAQASALPGSAFPLVLDVDLTPNPVCSGAVHGRVQVYDPAAARAGATVEWRVRAGEKQLAGGRLAMFAPVGRAEFSIPFDQVPAAETALQVDARLAASSGSPAPGHYGKVWRDTVRRGCDPVRVASVGDSVVWGQGLDHDQKFPYLTGQLLGGETGRGHQNMDYSISGAVLDAPDLPAGNDDAACLRTTEKQDPDGDGEMEFGEVTRQTPDVFCQLEKAGAQARAGGYGLDLVVINGCINDLDPFFGLGVGITPGSEKVPEAVKRECSGIGAAPENPAKDVPYFSGAKVGYGGRGMQAAIEKAHSLPGRPKVIVADFYYALSRSSSPVPVRTCSTPGVAGTRLTSCRGALGRVAERYEQYTQLANAAYRQAASAANKASTDGPYAVAADGLFTVDNAVLARDSKVWGTPVSDPAFPLRTRACPELSPTPAQCLTAAVAHPDIEGARQYADAFLLNPQVRDWFHLPRQGPRAQLNVPEHAPVGSEVRISATVNGKPPATGYHYHWYFGDGTQRETNEAAVTHAYDRKGPWLPRLVMTGQDGRKSLVEATGDLTAD; this is translated from the coding sequence TTGGCGTCAAGGCGTCTCACCACAGTCACTGCGGTCGGCGTACTTCTCGGCCAGCTCCTCGGCGGACTGCCCACCGCCGCGCAGGCCAGCGCCTTGCCGGGATCGGCGTTCCCCCTCGTCCTCGACGTGGACCTGACGCCGAATCCGGTGTGCAGCGGAGCCGTCCACGGCCGGGTGCAGGTCTACGACCCCGCCGCGGCCAGGGCCGGAGCGACCGTGGAATGGCGCGTGCGCGCCGGTGAGAAGCAACTGGCCGGCGGACGCCTCGCCATGTTTGCCCCTGTCGGCAGAGCAGAGTTCAGCATCCCCTTCGACCAGGTGCCCGCGGCCGAGACCGCTCTGCAGGTCGACGCCCGCCTCGCCGCCTCGTCCGGGAGCCCTGCCCCCGGACACTACGGAAAGGTCTGGCGGGACACGGTGCGCCGGGGGTGCGATCCGGTGCGGGTGGCATCCGTCGGTGACTCCGTGGTCTGGGGGCAGGGCCTGGACCACGACCAGAAGTTTCCTTATCTGACGGGTCAGTTGCTCGGCGGGGAGACCGGTCGGGGCCATCAGAACATGGACTATTCGATCTCCGGCGCGGTGCTCGACGCGCCCGATCTGCCCGCGGGCAACGACGACGCGGCCTGTCTGCGCACGACGGAGAAGCAGGACCCGGACGGCGACGGGGAGATGGAGTTCGGCGAGGTCACCCGGCAAACGCCGGACGTGTTCTGCCAATTGGAAAAGGCGGGCGCACAGGCACGGGCGGGCGGCTACGGTCTCGATCTGGTCGTGATCAACGGGTGCATCAACGACCTCGATCCCTTCTTCGGCCTCGGCGTCGGCATCACCCCCGGCTCGGAGAAGGTGCCCGAGGCGGTCAAGCGCGAGTGCTCCGGCATCGGCGCGGCACCGGAGAACCCGGCCAAGGACGTCCCCTACTTCAGCGGCGCGAAGGTCGGATACGGCGGACGCGGGATGCAGGCGGCGATCGAGAAGGCCCATTCCCTGCCGGGGCGGCCGAAGGTGATCGTGGCCGATTTCTACTATGCGCTGAGCCGCAGCAGTTCGCCGGTCCCGGTGCGAACCTGCTCGACTCCGGGAGTCGCCGGGACGCGGCTGACTTCCTGCAGGGGAGCCCTCGGCAGGGTGGCCGAGCGCTATGAGCAGTACACACAACTCGCCAATGCCGCCTACCGCCAAGCGGCGTCCGCGGCCAACAAGGCGTCCACGGACGGTCCGTACGCGGTTGCCGCCGACGGACTGTTCACCGTGGACAATGCCGTTCTCGCCCGGGACTCCAAGGTCTGGGGCACTCCGGTGAGCGACCCGGCGTTCCCACTGCGCACGCGGGCCTGCCCCGAGCTCAGCCCGACCCCGGCGCAGTGTCTGACCGCGGCCGTCGCGCACCCCGACATCGAGGGCGCCCGGCAGTACGCCGACGCCTTTCTCCTCAACCCGCAGGTCCGCGACTGGTTCCACCTCCCCCGGCAGGGCCCCCGGGCGCAACTGAACGTCCCGGAGCACGCCCCCGTCGGCAGTGAGGTGCGCATATCGGCGACGGTGAACGGAAAACCGCCCGCCACCGGGTACCACTACCACTGGTACTTCGGCGACGGTACGCAACGGGAGACGAACGAAGCGGCCGTCACCCATGCCTACGACCGTAAGGGACCCTGGCTACCACGCCTCGTGATGACCGGTCAGGACGGACGGAAGTCCCTGGTCGAGGCCACCGGGGACCTCACCGCGGACTGA
- a CDS encoding TetR/AcrR family transcriptional regulator, which yields MQQKKDAPLRSDAQRNRERILEVALEELTQSADAPLSSIAKKACVGQGTFYRHFPNRESLVLEVYRYEVQQVADTAAQLLATRTPDQALREWMDRLAQYAMAKAGLADAMRRATSEQNALAGLGHGPVTSAVSLLLQANEEAGTIRPGVTPDDFVLAIAGLWQLDPHGDWQSRAGRLLDLVMDGLRAGAPGA from the coding sequence GTGCAGCAGAAAAAGGACGCGCCCCTGCGCTCGGACGCGCAACGGAATCGCGAACGCATCCTGGAAGTCGCGCTGGAGGAGCTGACCCAGTCGGCCGATGCCCCGCTGAGCTCCATCGCGAAGAAGGCCTGCGTCGGACAGGGGACCTTCTACCGCCACTTCCCCAACCGCGAGTCTCTGGTCCTGGAGGTCTACCGCTACGAAGTCCAGCAGGTCGCCGACACCGCGGCCCAGTTGCTGGCGACCCGTACGCCCGACCAGGCCCTGCGGGAGTGGATGGACCGCCTCGCCCAGTACGCCATGGCCAAGGCCGGCCTGGCCGACGCGATGCGCAGGGCCACCAGCGAGCAGAACGCCCTGGCCGGTCTGGGGCACGGCCCCGTCACCTCGGCCGTCAGCCTCCTGCTGCAGGCGAACGAGGAGGCCGGAACCATCCGTCCGGGCGTGACCCCCGACGACTTCGTACTCGCCATCGCCGGCCTCTGGCAGCTCGACCCCCACGGCGACTGGCAGTCGCGCGCCGGACGACTCCTGGACCTGGTCATGGACGGACTGCGGGCCGGCGCTCCCGGCGCGTGA